In Tenrec ecaudatus isolate mTenEca1 chromosome 5, mTenEca1.hap1, whole genome shotgun sequence, the following are encoded in one genomic region:
- the LOC142448946 gene encoding large ribosomal subunit protein uL23-like — translation MAPKAKKDTPAPPQTDAKSKALKAKKAVLKGVHSHKKKICMSPICRWPKTLRLRSQPKYPGKSAPRRNKLGHYAIIKFPLTTESAMKKIEGNNTLVFIVFVKAIKHQVKQAVKKLYDIDVAKVNTLIGPDGGKKAYVHWLLTLTL, via the coding sequence ATGGCACCAAAGGCGAAGAAGGACACTCCTGCGCCTCCCCAAACGGATGCCAAATCAAAGGCTTTAAAGGCCAAGAAGGCTGTGCTgaaaggcgtccacagccacAAAAAGAAGATCTGCATGTCACCTATCTGCCGGTggcccaagaccttgagactaagaagccagcccaaataccctgggaagagcgcccccaggagaaataagctgggccattatgccatcatcaagttccccttgaccacagagtctgccatgaagaaaATCGAAGggaacaacacacttgtgttcattgtgttTGTCAAAGCCATCAAACACCAggtcaaacaggctgtgaagaagctctatgacattgacgtagcaaaggtcaacaccttgatagGGCCTGACGGTGGGAAGAAGGCATATGTTCACTGGCTCCTGACTCtgacgctttag